Within Streptomyces albofaciens JCM 4342, the genomic segment AGTGGTCCCAGATGAGTTGGTGTCCGAACGGCACGTTGTAAGCGAGATGTGAGAGCAGCGGAATGGTCTGCCGGATCGTCTCGATGAGCAGAAGCGGGTCGTGCAGCCGATTTCTTGAGGAGTAGAACGTATGGGCCCGCGGCCATTCCGCGGTCACGGTGTGGACATCCGGGGCCGTCTCCTGCCAACTGGTGAGCAGAACTTCGGACAACGCCGTCTTGTGCACATACTCCTTGGGCACGGTGGTCGTCAGCGTGCGCGGGGAAGGTCCGGCGGCAGCAGGTGCGGGAAACTTCGGAAGCTGGCCGGTGGTGCTCATGCGGGTATCCCCCTGAGGAGTGTCTGCAGGTCCGGTCCGTTGCGGCCCGTTGGTGGTCCGCCGGGGCGCTCTGGCCGGTCCGCTACGTTCCTGGACGGCCGCCAGGCGGCCAACGCGGGCGACTGTGCGGTCGGTTCGGCCGTCACGGCGTGAGAGCCTCGGCTTTCATAAAATAAATAGTATTCGTTTTGTTTGTCGAGGGAGCTGGTGCTGTCCATGCAGGAGCGTGCGGTCAGGACACGTGAGGTCATCCTCCGGGCGGCCGCCGAAGTGTTCGACGAGTTCGGGTTCAGCGGCGCCAGTATCAGCAAGATCATGAAGCGGGCCGGAGTGACGCAGGGTGGGATGTACTTCCACTTTCCGTCAAAAGAGGCACTGGCCCAGGCCGTGATGGTCGAGCAGGGCGGCGGCCTGGACCTGCCGCCCGGAGAGGACGGCCTCCAGCGCCTGATCGACATCACCCTGTATCTGGCCGAGGAATTGCAGACAAATCCCAAACTGCGGGCGGGCGTCCGACTTGCGGTGGAACAAGGGGAGTTCGGGGTACAGGACGATTCCGCGTACCGCGCCTGGGCCGAGGAGTTCGGCGGCCAGTTGCGCGCCGCCCGCGAGAAGGGCGAACTGCTCCCCGAAGTGAACGTGGACGAACTGGCCTGGGTTCTGGTCAGCGCCTACACGGGTACGCAACTCTTCTCGCAAATCTCCTCCGGCCGCGCCGATCTGCACCAGCGCGTGGTCTCCCTCTGGCGCTATCTGCTGCCCGGCGTCGCCGTCCCGCCCCTCAGGCCGCTGCTGACCTTCGCGGCACGGCGGCGCCGGGTGGTGGCGTGAGGGTGAGCCCGTGTGAGCGGGAGGGGCAGGGACCGCTGTAGGAGGCGGTGCGGGCCTTCACGGACGCGTACGAGACCATGGCACGTAGCGGTTCCAGCAGCACATCAGGAAGCGAGTGCACGAGCGTGACGGCGAACGCGGTGAACACGGGGAACACGGAGGACGAGGCGCGGGCGGAGGCCGGTAGCGGGCAGACGGCCCGCCCGTGGCGTGTGGTCGTCACCGGAGCGACCGGCTTCATCGGGTCCGCGGTGCTGCGAGAGCTCCTGCGTACGCAACCGGGCTCTTCCCCGAGCCCCCGCCCGCATACCGAACCCACCCCCTCCCTTACGGAACCCGCCCTTACGGGACCCGCCCTTACGGAACCGGCCCTTACGGGACCCGTCTCCTCCCTTACGGACCCCACCCCCTCCCCGCGCCCCCTCCAGATCTGCGCCACGTCCCGCAAGCCCCCCGCCGACTCCGGCATCGACAGCCCCGACTCGGGCCCCGACTCGGGAGCCAACTCCGGCTCCGGCTCCGACCCCCGCATCGACTGGGCCCGAGCCGACCTGGCCGACGCCGCCTCCCTCCGCGGCCTGTGCGAGGGCGCCGATGTGCTGCTCCACCTGGCTTCCGACATCGGCCGGGACGAGGAGCACTGCGAGCTGGTGAACGTGCGCGGCACCGCCGCCCTGGTCGACGAGGCCGTACGCGCCGGTGTCGGCCGTATCGTCCACCTCTCCACCGCCGCCGTGTACGGGGCGGGGCCGCACTCCGGCCTGGATGTGGACGAGATCCCGCCCGCCCCGGTCTCCGCCGCCAGCCGTACCCGGCTCGCAGCCGAGCAGCCGGTGCTGGCGGCGGGCGGTACGGTGCTGCGCCCGGGGCTGGTGCTGGGCGCCGGTGACCGGTGGGTGGTGCCCGCGCTGGCCGAGCTGCTGGGCCGGGTGCCGGCGCGCTGGGACGGGGGCCGCGGACTGCTCTCGGTCGTGGCGGTCGAGGACCTGGCCCGCCTGTTCGTACGGCTGGCCCTCGCCCCGTACGACACCCCCGGCACTCCTGGCGCCTCCATCACCTCGACCACGCCCAACACGTCCACCACCACCGGCATCCCTGGCACCCCCGGCATTCCCAGCGGCGTGTACCACGCCAGCCACCCCACCCCCGTGAGC encodes:
- a CDS encoding ScbR family autoregulator-binding transcription factor; amino-acid sequence: MQERAVRTREVILRAAAEVFDEFGFSGASISKIMKRAGVTQGGMYFHFPSKEALAQAVMVEQGGGLDLPPGEDGLQRLIDITLYLAEELQTNPKLRAGVRLAVEQGEFGVQDDSAYRAWAEEFGGQLRAAREKGELLPEVNVDELAWVLVSAYTGTQLFSQISSGRADLHQRVVSLWRYLLPGVAVPPLRPLLTFAARRRRVVA
- a CDS encoding NAD-dependent epimerase/dehydratase family protein → MTANAVNTGNTEDEARAEAGSGQTARPWRVVVTGATGFIGSAVLRELLRTQPGSSPSPRPHTEPTPSLTEPALTGPALTEPALTGPVSSLTDPTPSPRPLQICATSRKPPADSGIDSPDSGPDSGANSGSGSDPRIDWARADLADAASLRGLCEGADVLLHLASDIGRDEEHCELVNVRGTAALVDEAVRAGVGRIVHLSTAAVYGAGPHSGLDVDEIPPAPVSAASRTRLAAEQPVLAAGGTVLRPGLVLGAGDRWVVPALAELLGRVPARWDGGRGLLSVVAVEDLARLFVRLALAPYDTPGTPGASITSTTPNTSTTTGIPGTPGIPSGVYHASHPTPVSNGDLMDTLLAHDVFPDAPAALPDLSWSDCLQRLEAVPGRVSERQFALLARDHWYRSDEVWTAAACDPGPGPLARLADSADWYRTHLRARLQTRA